The following proteins come from a genomic window of Pseudomonas cichorii:
- a CDS encoding ABC transporter ATP-binding protein, translating to MSRLLLQASAIVLGYERDNGWQNVLENFDLQLAKGEIVSILGPSGVGKSSLLRVLAGLQVPREGTVSLLGEPLQGPHPRVAVAFQDPSLLPWLNLEKNVAFGLDFARQPQLTDSERQGRIDQAIGEVGLEHARSYYPAQLSGGMAQRTALARCLARQPQVLLLDEPFGALDEVTRTDMQQLLLRVIARHGTAALLITHDIDEALLLSDRILLLGNTPARVLGEWRIQLPQPRAELVDELGALRIDILKTLRRASRNPQRHPQSLDLPENGHVPGRFHSHTS from the coding sequence ATGAGCCGACTCCTGTTGCAGGCTTCAGCCATCGTCCTGGGGTACGAACGGGACAATGGCTGGCAAAACGTGCTGGAGAACTTTGACCTGCAACTGGCCAAGGGCGAGATCGTGTCCATTCTTGGGCCGAGCGGGGTCGGCAAGTCGAGCCTGTTGCGCGTACTGGCCGGTTTGCAGGTCCCTCGCGAAGGCACGGTGAGCCTGCTTGGCGAACCGCTGCAAGGTCCTCATCCACGAGTGGCGGTGGCTTTTCAGGACCCCAGCCTGTTGCCGTGGCTGAACCTTGAAAAGAACGTCGCCTTCGGTCTGGACTTTGCCCGTCAGCCGCAACTGACAGACAGCGAGCGTCAGGGGCGTATCGATCAGGCCATTGGCGAAGTCGGCCTGGAGCACGCTCGCAGCTATTACCCGGCGCAGCTTTCCGGTGGCATGGCGCAACGTACAGCATTGGCACGCTGCCTGGCACGCCAGCCACAAGTTTTACTGCTGGATGAGCCCTTCGGTGCGCTGGATGAAGTCACCCGTACCGACATGCAACAACTGTTGCTCAGGGTGATCGCCCGGCATGGCACCGCAGCGTTGCTGATTACCCATGACATAGATGAAGCGCTGCTGCTTTCCGACCGCATCCTGCTACTGGGCAACACCCCGGCGCGGGTTCTCGGCGAGTGGCGTATCCAGTTGCCTCAGCCTCGTGCCGAACTGGTAGATGAACTGGGCGCTCTGCGTATCGATATTCTCAAAACCCTTCGGCGGGCGAGCCGCAATCCGCAACGTCACCCTCAATCGCTGGATTTGCCGGAGAATGGCCATGTGCCTGGACGATTTCACTCACACACGTCGTGA
- a CDS encoding cyclic peptide export ABC transporter yields MSNEQEKKPSPGSIMRLLWRSHPWLTLFTLVTGVISGVASIAVVNVINQAIHMEGSRTHVLYWFIGLSAVAFIFRNAAAFFPAYASMHIMTRLRIALCRKILRTPLEEVDKRGPANVLTMLTNDIPQLNTTLVVMPTVLVETTVFLFGIAYLAYLSWVVFAVTLSLMFMGVVLYLYFFSSGVKVSSRVRDEFTSFNEYTHALVFGLKELKLNRIRRNWFSRSAIDASSTRVARFNFIERVWFTAGDNVGQLTLSILLGCLLFAAPKVAALDPSVLTASILAVLYIMGPLSLLVTAMPILAQGRVASSRLADFGFSINDKHPQVVEADVPKLLHFPQKAWNTISLKGIKMDYQNADAGSGFALGPVDLDIHAGELIYIVGGNGCGKSTLAKVLCGLYIPRQGQVQRDGVDVTDKNRSDYRDMFSAVFSDFHLFNRLIGPDEKEASTALAQKYLTTLGLADKIKIEGHGYSTLKALSYGQQKRLALVCAYLEDRPVYVLDEWAADQDPPFKRFFYEELLPDLKRRGKTILIITHDDQYFQLADRIIKLSDGQIASDVHCGIRDKQA; encoded by the coding sequence ATGAGCAACGAGCAAGAGAAAAAGCCCAGTCCGGGTTCGATCATGCGCCTGTTATGGCGCAGCCATCCCTGGCTGACCCTCTTTACCCTGGTGACCGGTGTCATCAGCGGGGTCGCTTCGATTGCAGTGGTCAACGTGATCAACCAGGCCATCCACATGGAAGGCTCGCGGACCCATGTGTTGTACTGGTTTATCGGCCTGAGCGCCGTCGCGTTCATCTTTCGCAATGCTGCGGCGTTCTTTCCGGCTTATGCAAGCATGCACATCATGACCCGGCTGCGCATCGCGCTGTGCCGCAAGATTCTGCGCACGCCTCTTGAAGAAGTGGACAAACGCGGCCCGGCCAATGTGCTGACCATGCTCACCAATGACATTCCCCAGCTCAATACCACCCTGGTCGTGATGCCTACGGTGCTGGTGGAAACCACGGTGTTTCTGTTTGGTATCGCTTACCTGGCCTACCTGTCCTGGGTGGTGTTTGCGGTGACGTTGTCACTGATGTTCATGGGCGTGGTGCTTTATCTGTATTTCTTCAGCAGTGGCGTGAAGGTGTCGAGCCGGGTGCGTGACGAATTCACCTCGTTCAACGAATACACCCATGCGCTGGTATTCGGTCTCAAGGAACTGAAGCTCAACCGCATCCGCCGTAACTGGTTCAGTCGCTCGGCCATCGACGCTTCCTCGACCCGAGTGGCGCGTTTCAATTTTATCGAGCGGGTCTGGTTCACGGCCGGTGACAACGTGGGGCAACTCACCCTGTCGATACTGCTGGGCTGTTTGCTGTTCGCCGCGCCGAAAGTGGCAGCCCTGGACCCCTCCGTGCTCACAGCCAGCATTCTGGCCGTGCTCTATATCATGGGGCCGCTTTCTCTGCTGGTGACCGCCATGCCGATTCTGGCCCAAGGGCGTGTGGCAAGCAGCCGGCTGGCGGACTTCGGCTTTAGTATCAATGACAAGCACCCACAGGTTGTGGAAGCGGACGTGCCCAAATTGCTGCACTTCCCGCAGAAAGCCTGGAATACCATCTCGCTCAAGGGCATAAAGATGGATTACCAGAATGCCGATGCAGGTTCGGGCTTTGCCCTGGGGCCTGTTGACCTGGATATTCATGCCGGAGAGCTCATCTATATCGTCGGCGGCAACGGGTGTGGCAAAAGCACCCTGGCCAAAGTGCTGTGCGGCCTCTACATCCCGCGCCAGGGCCAGGTACAGCGCGACGGTGTAGACGTTACCGACAAGAATCGGAGCGATTATCGAGACATGTTCTCGGCGGTGTTCTCTGACTTCCACCTGTTCAACCGCCTGATCGGTCCTGACGAGAAGGAAGCGAGTACTGCGCTGGCGCAAAAATACCTGACAACTCTGGGGCTGGCGGACAAGATCAAGATCGAAGGGCACGGTTATTCGACGCTGAAGGCACTTTCCTATGGCCAGCAGAAGCGCCTGGCGCTGGTCTGTGCTTACCTGGAAGACCGACCGGTCTACGTCCTCGATGAATGGGCTGCGGATCAGGACCCACCCTTCAAGCGATTCTTCTACGAGGAACTGCTGCCTGACCTGAAACGCCGTGGCAAGACGATCCTGATCATCACCCACGACGATCAGTACTTCCAGCTGGCTGACCGCATCATCAAGCTGTCCGACGGCCAGATCGCTTCCGATGTTCACTGCGGTATTCGCGACAAGCAGGCCTGA
- a CDS encoding RimK family protein, which yields MEILPKVEFNLPSTKETPTALFAPSKLLVIVERRDDWLDYLPSESIVTAQEYLEDKRYKNPGGQVQVINLCRNYKYLGHGYYCSLLAEARGHKVIPSVKTISELTKRSLYGLALEDLDRVLDNAIADHPYGETEGFTLSFHFGKTDLIALQGLAQQLFDTFPAPILQVEFIKNQRWHIAGIKVGALHKLREEQQHDFAHALDTFNRRIWRQPVSQRQSRYDLAILHDPAEALAPSNPLALQRFVDAGQRLGIDVELIEKKDYARLAEYDALFIRETTSVANHTYRFAKKAESEGLVVMDDSASILRCTNKVFLTDLLNKHNLGMPATEILYRDRLHDLEQVGERLGFPVVLKIPDGCFSRGVIKVENQAELAKAAAELFEHSVLLLAQEYLYTEFDWRIGVLNRQPLYACLYFMSKGHWQIYNHKAQGSEVNGLCETVPIEDVPPDVVKLAVDAASLIGDGLYGVDLKQTDKRLVVIEVNDNPNLDAGIEDACIQDQLYDRILEEFVRRLELKHQAHG from the coding sequence ATGGAAATATTACCAAAGGTCGAGTTCAATCTACCTTCAACGAAAGAAACCCCGACCGCACTGTTTGCCCCTAGCAAGTTACTGGTTATTGTCGAGCGCCGTGACGACTGGCTCGATTATTTACCCAGCGAAAGTATAGTAACCGCCCAGGAATACCTTGAAGACAAACGCTATAAAAACCCCGGCGGGCAAGTTCAAGTCATCAACCTGTGCCGCAACTATAAATACCTTGGGCACGGTTACTACTGCTCGTTATTGGCAGAAGCACGGGGCCATAAAGTCATCCCCTCGGTCAAGACCATCAGCGAACTGACAAAGCGCTCGCTCTACGGCCTGGCACTTGAAGACCTGGACCGCGTACTGGATAACGCCATCGCCGATCACCCCTATGGCGAAACCGAAGGGTTTACGCTGAGTTTTCATTTCGGCAAAACCGACCTGATAGCGTTGCAAGGTCTGGCACAACAGCTGTTCGACACCTTTCCCGCACCCATCCTGCAAGTGGAGTTCATCAAGAACCAGCGTTGGCATATCGCCGGAATCAAGGTAGGAGCCCTGCACAAGCTGCGGGAGGAACAGCAACACGATTTTGCCCATGCGCTGGACACCTTCAATCGGCGCATCTGGCGTCAGCCTGTTTCACAACGCCAATCCCGTTATGACCTGGCCATTCTCCATGACCCGGCAGAGGCCCTGGCACCTTCCAATCCTCTGGCCCTTCAGCGTTTCGTCGATGCAGGTCAGCGCCTTGGCATTGATGTGGAGCTGATCGAAAAGAAAGACTATGCGCGGCTGGCCGAATACGACGCACTGTTCATCCGTGAAACCACCAGCGTGGCCAACCACACGTATCGTTTCGCCAAGAAAGCCGAGAGCGAAGGCCTGGTGGTCATGGACGACTCGGCTTCGATCCTGCGCTGCACCAACAAGGTTTTCCTCACCGACCTGCTCAACAAACACAATCTGGGCATGCCCGCGACCGAGATCCTTTATCGTGATCGACTACACGATCTGGAACAGGTGGGCGAACGCCTGGGGTTTCCTGTGGTACTGAAAATCCCGGACGGCTGTTTCTCCCGTGGCGTGATCAAGGTAGAAAACCAGGCCGAACTCGCCAAAGCGGCAGCCGAACTCTTCGAGCATTCGGTATTGCTGCTGGCTCAGGAATACCTCTACACCGAGTTCGACTGGCGTATCGGCGTGCTCAACCGTCAGCCTCTCTATGCCTGCCTGTACTTCATGTCCAAAGGGCACTGGCAAATCTATAACCACAAGGCTCAAGGCAGCGAAGTCAATGGCCTGTGCGAAACAGTCCCCATCGAAGACGTACCCCCGGATGTGGTCAAGCTGGCCGTGGACGCCGCCAGTCTGATCGGCGACGGACTCTATGGCGTCGACCTCAAGCAAACCGACAAGCGTCTGGTGGTCATCGAGGTAAACGATAACCCCAACCTGGATGCCGGGATCGAGGATGCCTGCATTCAGGACCAGCTATACGACCGGATACTGGAGGAGTTCGTCCGTCGTCTAGAGCTCAAGCATCAGGCCCATGGTTAA
- a CDS encoding AraC family transcriptional regulator — MISSSPVIDWLLESLELDANLFHVGRYCGGWHASTHGMARASFHLVVQGNCWLHIEGHEQPKRLDTGDAVFLLRDLDYRLSNEAQPEDARRQPRIEMQALNSSAADGVGLVCGFFHFQSGLSSLLIEALPDWLILRADEPSSDAARSLFQLILQECQRLPAPSSSILERLSHLLFLYVLRQHVADNPALGGMVALARNPAFAGLLAKMIEHPEQSWGLESMAACTGLSRSAFFKRFNELAGQSPGQVLLALRMRHACQLLKANKTVEQVATAVGYQSTAAFTRAFNKAIGVQPGAYRRQHEGG; from the coding sequence ATGATTTCATCAAGTCCTGTTATCGATTGGTTATTAGAAAGCCTTGAGCTGGATGCCAACCTCTTCCACGTGGGTCGCTACTGCGGCGGCTGGCATGCCAGTACCCATGGCATGGCGCGGGCCAGTTTCCATCTAGTGGTTCAGGGCAATTGCTGGCTGCATATCGAAGGGCATGAACAGCCAAAACGGCTCGACACAGGCGATGCGGTGTTTCTGCTGCGCGACCTGGACTATCGGCTGTCGAACGAGGCACAACCCGAAGACGCCCGCCGCCAGCCGCGTATAGAGATGCAGGCCCTCAACAGCAGTGCAGCCGATGGCGTCGGGCTGGTCTGCGGTTTTTTCCATTTCCAGTCAGGCCTGTCGTCACTGCTGATCGAAGCCCTGCCCGACTGGCTGATACTGCGCGCTGACGAACCGTCCTCCGATGCCGCTCGCAGCCTGTTCCAGCTGATCCTGCAGGAATGCCAGCGGCTACCGGCACCCTCCTCGTCAATCCTCGAACGCCTCAGCCACCTGCTGTTTCTGTATGTGCTCCGTCAGCACGTTGCCGACAACCCGGCACTGGGCGGCATGGTTGCACTGGCCAGAAACCCGGCGTTTGCAGGCCTGCTGGCAAAAATGATCGAACACCCGGAGCAATCCTGGGGCCTGGAAAGCATGGCCGCCTGCACCGGCCTTTCACGCTCGGCCTTTTTCAAACGCTTCAACGAACTGGCCGGCCAGTCACCGGGCCAGGTCCTGCTCGCCCTGCGCATGCGCCACGCTTGTCAGCTCCTCAAGGCGAACAAGACGGTTGAGCAAGTGGCGACTGCCGTGGGGTATCAATCGACTGCGGCGTTTACCCGGGCATTCAATAAAGCGATCGGGGTACAGCCGGGGGCTTATCGCAGGCAGCATGAGGGGGGTTGA
- a CDS encoding carboxymuconolactone decarboxylase family protein yields the protein MSRVTVHSVQSAPEAARPFLEKAQATSGFIPNLLGVLANAPAALETYLTVSGLNAKAELSLAEREVVQLIAATTHECSFCVAGHTAVALNKAKLPREVVDALRERGELPEEKLETLADFTRAVIATRGNVSDSTYEAFLAAGYSQGHALEVILGVSLATLCNFANVFARTPLNPELAQYQWQGPEH from the coding sequence ATGTCTCGTGTCACTGTTCACTCCGTGCAAAGCGCTCCCGAAGCGGCCAGGCCCTTTCTGGAAAAGGCCCAGGCGACTTCCGGATTCATTCCTAACCTGCTTGGCGTGCTGGCCAATGCACCTGCGGCGCTGGAAACCTACCTCACCGTTTCGGGGCTCAACGCCAAGGCTGAGCTAAGTCTGGCCGAAAGGGAAGTCGTACAACTGATTGCTGCCACGACACATGAATGCAGTTTTTGTGTGGCAGGCCATACCGCAGTGGCGCTCAACAAGGCGAAGCTGCCAAGGGAAGTCGTCGATGCCCTGCGTGAACGTGGCGAGTTGCCTGAGGAAAAGCTCGAAACACTGGCTGACTTTACCCGCGCCGTCATTGCGACTCGCGGCAATGTCAGCGACAGCACTTATGAAGCGTTCCTGGCCGCCGGTTATAGCCAGGGTCATGCGCTGGAAGTGATTCTGGGTGTCAGCCTGGCGACCTTGTGCAATTTTGCCAATGTCTTTGCCAGAACACCGCTCAACCCTGAACTGGCCCAGTACCAGTGGCAAGGTCCTGAACATTAA
- a CDS encoding ABC transporter substrate-binding protein codes for MCLDDFTHTRRDFLKLSAMLTAAGALPLLNSLEARAAAEPDAPVRIGYLPITDATPLLVAHNNGLFEAQGVKAERPVLLRSWAQVIEAFISGQVNVIHLLSPMTVWARYGSKVPAKVVAWNHVGGSGLTVAPQINEVRQLGGQTVAIPFWYSVHNVVLQNLLRDNGLVPVSKAATATLAANEVNLIVLPPSDMPPALASKRIAGYIVAEPFNALAEDLKVGRIQRFTGDLWRNHACCVVFMHEHDLNNRPEWSQKVVNAIVQAQAWTRDNRAEAAKLLSKDGANRYTPHAQSVLDRVLAPQASERQGYLASGAIQHTQWDEHRIDFQPYPFPSYTEELVRRLKDTLIEGDKGFLANLDPKFAARDLVDDRFVRNSIEASGGLKTFGLANNFERTEEFGF; via the coding sequence ATGTGCCTGGACGATTTCACTCACACACGTCGTGACTTTCTGAAACTCAGCGCCATGCTGACCGCAGCCGGTGCCTTGCCGTTGCTCAACAGCCTGGAAGCGAGGGCGGCTGCTGAGCCGGATGCCCCCGTTCGCATTGGTTACTTGCCTATTACCGACGCCACGCCGTTGCTGGTGGCTCACAACAATGGCCTGTTCGAGGCCCAAGGCGTCAAGGCCGAACGTCCCGTGCTGCTGCGCAGTTGGGCGCAGGTGATCGAGGCCTTCATTTCCGGTCAGGTCAACGTCATTCACCTGTTATCGCCAATGACCGTCTGGGCACGTTATGGCAGCAAAGTCCCGGCCAAGGTGGTTGCCTGGAACCATGTGGGTGGTTCGGGCCTGACCGTTGCGCCGCAGATCAACGAGGTTCGACAACTGGGCGGGCAGACGGTGGCCATTCCGTTCTGGTACTCGGTGCATAACGTGGTGTTGCAGAACCTGCTGCGCGACAACGGCCTGGTGCCGGTGAGCAAGGCGGCCACTGCCACACTGGCCGCCAACGAAGTGAACCTGATCGTGCTACCGCCTTCCGATATGCCGCCAGCCCTGGCGAGCAAGCGGATTGCCGGTTACATCGTCGCCGAACCGTTCAATGCCCTGGCCGAAGACCTCAAGGTCGGGCGCATCCAGCGCTTTACCGGCGACCTTTGGCGCAATCACGCCTGCTGCGTGGTGTTCATGCACGAGCATGATTTGAACAACCGCCCGGAGTGGTCGCAAAAAGTGGTCAACGCCATCGTTCAGGCTCAGGCCTGGACCCGGGATAACCGAGCCGAAGCGGCGAAGCTGCTCTCCAAGGACGGCGCCAACCGCTACACGCCGCATGCGCAATCGGTGCTGGACCGGGTGCTTGCGCCACAGGCCAGCGAGCGACAGGGTTATCTGGCCAGCGGTGCCATCCAGCATACGCAGTGGGACGAACATCGCATCGACTTCCAGCCTTATCCGTTCCCTAGCTATACGGAAGAACTGGTGCGTCGCCTCAAGGACACCCTGATCGAAGGCGACAAGGGTTTTCTCGCTAATCTCGATCCAAAGTTTGCAGCACGGGACCTGGTGGACGACCGCTTTGTGCGCAACAGCATCGAGGCCAGTGGCGGCCTGAAAACCTTCGGGCTGGCGAATAACTTCGAGCGTACCGAGGAGTTCGGCTTTTGA
- a CDS encoding GNAT family N-acetyltransferase/peptidase C39 family protein has translation MNVNYRFAVAEDIPALELLENQCFEQDRLSRRNFLWMIQRAHARLLVAEDDQGLMGYALVLFHRGTSLARLYSLAIDSRARGAGLGLALLQQSEQLAIEHECAHLRLEVRPDNPAAIRLYERAGYRLFAEVDDYYQDHARALRYEKRIVLPVAGSVMAVPYYSQTTEFTCGAASLLMAMKALNPDRTFSRDEEIQLWREATTIFMTSGHGGCSPHGLALAAWRRGFDVRLQVSRTGPLFLDGVRREDKKSVMRLVHDAFCRELQASGVQQSRSGRLDLPRIFTEGGVPIVLISSYRLTRSKAPHWVVITGCDEDFVYLHDPDLDHGRYRQRLDCQHVPLTHQEFERMSVFGKDKVRAALVLF, from the coding sequence ATGAATGTTAACTACCGCTTTGCTGTCGCCGAAGATATTCCGGCTCTTGAACTTCTGGAGAATCAATGTTTCGAGCAGGATCGACTGTCCCGACGCAACTTTCTGTGGATGATTCAGCGTGCCCACGCCCGGTTATTGGTCGCCGAAGACGATCAGGGCCTGATGGGGTATGCACTGGTGCTCTTTCATCGCGGCACCTCGTTGGCAAGGCTGTATTCACTGGCGATTGACAGCCGGGCCAGGGGAGCGGGTCTTGGACTGGCACTGCTTCAGCAGTCAGAGCAACTGGCCATTGAGCACGAGTGCGCGCACCTGCGTCTTGAGGTCCGCCCCGACAACCCGGCAGCTATCCGTCTCTACGAGCGTGCGGGTTACCGGCTCTTTGCCGAAGTGGACGATTATTATCAGGACCATGCCCGTGCGCTACGTTATGAGAAGCGTATCGTTTTGCCGGTTGCAGGCAGCGTCATGGCGGTTCCGTATTACTCCCAGACAACCGAATTTACCTGTGGCGCGGCGTCATTGCTCATGGCCATGAAGGCCCTCAATCCGGATCGAACCTTTTCCCGGGACGAGGAAATTCAACTGTGGCGCGAAGCCACGACTATTTTCATGACCTCCGGTCACGGCGGTTGCAGCCCCCATGGCCTCGCACTGGCTGCCTGGCGACGCGGGTTCGATGTACGGCTGCAAGTGAGTCGCACAGGGCCGCTGTTTCTGGATGGCGTACGTCGCGAGGACAAGAAGTCGGTCATGCGCCTGGTGCATGACGCATTTTGCCGGGAGCTGCAAGCCAGCGGGGTACAACAATCCCGGTCTGGCCGCCTGGACCTGCCACGGATTTTCACCGAGGGCGGCGTCCCCATCGTCCTGATCAGCAGCTACCGGCTGACACGCTCCAAGGCCCCGCATTGGGTGGTCATAACGGGCTGTGATGAAGACTTCGTGTACCTGCATGATCCCGATCTGGACCATGGTCGATACCGTCAGCGCCTGGACTGCCAACACGTTCCCTTGACGCATCAGGAGTTCGAGCGGATGAGCGTATTTGGCAAAGATAAAGTCAGGGCCGCATTAGTGCTGTTTTGA
- a CDS encoding acyl-CoA dehydrogenase family protein, with protein sequence MLDSESGRWLDTHATALDLGSLDPEQVLAQLVAGDVLGVGIDAAQGGRGGDLSDAVEAVAEVAGHSLAAAFVLWGQRAFIEYLLHSPNAALRQRLLPDLLSGGLAGATGLSNAMKFLSGIETLQVSAREQAGNWQLNGRLHWVTNLRKSGFVVAAAIEHEQGGKPFILAIPQSVSGLQRTDDLQLMGLQSTNTAALDFKDVQLSNDWLLHGDARQFLPAVRPAFLGLQCGMSIGLARRALKEVDSHLQGSRSVLRGELDEYRLHLESAVSDLKRGLLDGRFLTQPAALFRLRIALAESAANAVQLELQASGGKAFLCEYGSAFARRWRESAFLPIVTPSLVQLRAELRRHAGENAA encoded by the coding sequence ATGCTCGACTCCGAATCAGGCCGATGGCTGGACACACATGCCACTGCGCTTGACCTTGGCAGCCTGGACCCGGAACAGGTGCTGGCGCAACTGGTGGCCGGAGATGTGCTGGGTGTGGGGATTGATGCGGCTCAAGGGGGCAGAGGCGGTGACCTGAGCGATGCGGTGGAAGCGGTTGCAGAAGTCGCCGGTCATTCCTTGGCCGCGGCTTTCGTGTTGTGGGGCCAGCGGGCTTTTATCGAGTATTTGCTGCACAGCCCCAATGCGGCATTGCGTCAGCGTCTGTTGCCGGATTTGCTCAGTGGTGGTCTGGCGGGAGCCACCGGCCTTTCCAATGCCATGAAGTTTCTGTCGGGCATCGAGACGTTGCAGGTCAGTGCCCGTGAACAGGCTGGCAACTGGCAATTGAACGGCCGCCTGCATTGGGTCACCAACCTGCGCAAAAGCGGGTTTGTGGTGGCTGCTGCCATTGAGCATGAACAGGGCGGCAAGCCGTTTATCCTGGCGATTCCGCAATCGGTCAGCGGTTTGCAACGCACGGACGATCTGCAATTGATGGGGTTACAGTCGACCAACACGGCGGCCCTGGATTTCAAGGATGTCCAGTTGAGCAACGACTGGCTGCTGCATGGCGATGCCAGGCAGTTTCTGCCAGCAGTGCGGCCGGCGTTTCTGGGGTTGCAATGCGGGATGTCGATTGGTCTGGCACGACGTGCCCTCAAGGAAGTCGACAGTCATTTGCAGGGTTCACGTTCGGTATTGCGTGGCGAGCTGGACGAATACCGGCTCCATTTGGAGAGCGCGGTGAGTGATCTCAAGCGCGGCTTGCTCGACGGCCGTTTCCTGACCCAGCCCGCTGCCTTGTTTCGCTTGCGCATTGCCTTGGCCGAGTCTGCCGCCAATGCCGTGCAACTGGAGCTTCAGGCCAGCGGCGGCAAGGCTTTCCTGTGTGAATACGGCAGCGCTTTTGCACGGCGCTGGCGCGAGTCGGCCTTTTTGCCGATTGTCACGCCAAGCCTGGTACAGCTACGTGCCGAGCTGCGCCGACACGCCGGGGAAAACGCCGCATGA
- a CDS encoding ABC transporter permease — translation MKRSTTGHALLGLSGLLCLLALWWLGVSVFGETGGLSERFSPESTFASLWELLGRAELYEHIGVSLKRIFVGLLLALLIGVPLGLLIGGSRTLEAATNPAFQLLRMISPLSWMPVVVMLMGVGDQPIYFLLTFAAVWPILLNTVAGVRQLDPRWLQLSRSLSATRWETLRRIIIPGILGHVLTGTRLSIGILWVVLVPCEMLGVSAGLGYFILDTRDRLAYSELMAMVLIIGVLGFMLDAAARGLHRRWAH, via the coding sequence GTGAAACGTTCAACCACCGGGCATGCGCTTTTAGGCCTGTCCGGTCTGTTATGCCTGCTTGCACTCTGGTGGCTGGGCGTCAGCGTCTTTGGTGAAACGGGTGGTCTGTCAGAGCGATTTTCGCCGGAGTCGACCTTTGCCAGCCTGTGGGAATTGCTCGGGCGGGCTGAGCTGTACGAACACATAGGGGTGAGCCTCAAGCGTATTTTCGTCGGGCTGCTGCTGGCGCTGCTGATCGGTGTCCCGCTGGGCTTGCTGATTGGCGGCTCCCGGACGCTGGAAGCGGCAACCAATCCGGCCTTTCAACTGCTGCGCATGATTTCGCCGCTGTCGTGGATGCCGGTGGTGGTGATGCTGATGGGCGTTGGCGACCAGCCGATCTACTTCCTGCTGACCTTTGCCGCCGTCTGGCCGATCCTGCTCAATACCGTGGCAGGTGTACGCCAGCTTGATCCACGCTGGCTGCAACTGAGCCGAAGCCTCAGCGCCACGCGATGGGAAACCCTGCGCAGGATCATCATTCCAGGCATTCTGGGGCACGTACTGACCGGCACCCGATTGTCCATCGGCATCCTGTGGGTCGTGCTGGTGCCTTGTGAAATGCTCGGTGTCAGCGCCGGGTTGGGCTACTTCATCCTCGATACCCGTGATCGACTGGCGTATTCGGAGCTGATGGCCATGGTGCTGATTATTGGCGTGCTGGGGTTCATGCTGGATGCGGCGGCGCGGGGGCTGCATCGACGGTGGGCGCATTGA
- a CDS encoding magnesium transporter CorA family protein yields the protein MIESYSLDAGALHATTAEDAPLLLCTDPTAQERDFLHRTFKVDAHMLDSALDPDEVSRIEFHDGQLFLIWKRPESYSGTAAMTFEVSSFGLMLSPESLVVISAGNSLLSAGGTHRPLKNPLDILIDLLFNSVHHYLGHLRVIKLIARELHKKFDTSLNNQHLLHMFNLSESLIYYINAIQSNGAVLERLHNHAEKQGFPAHFIALLDDLIIENDQCYKQARIYSTVFATLMDARGNMANNNMNSILRNLTVVNVVFLPLNLIAGIGGMSEFSMITAGFPWWISFPALIVGMLLLSLLMVVVLRKSFFRSGT from the coding sequence ATGATTGAAAGCTATAGCCTCGATGCCGGGGCGCTACACGCAACAACGGCCGAGGATGCGCCGCTATTGTTATGCACGGACCCTACAGCGCAGGAGCGGGATTTTCTGCATCGCACCTTCAAGGTCGACGCCCATATGCTGGATTCGGCGCTGGACCCTGACGAGGTGTCCAGAATCGAATTCCATGATGGTCAGCTCTTTCTGATCTGGAAGCGGCCGGAAAGCTATTCGGGCACAGCGGCCATGACGTTCGAGGTGTCGTCCTTCGGTTTGATGCTCTCACCCGAGAGCCTGGTGGTGATTTCTGCGGGGAATTCACTGCTCAGTGCAGGGGGCACCCATCGCCCCTTGAAAAACCCGCTCGATATCCTGATCGATTTGCTGTTCAACAGCGTGCACCACTATCTGGGACACTTGCGGGTGATCAAGCTGATCGCCCGAGAACTGCACAAGAAGTTCGACACGTCTCTGAACAATCAGCACCTGCTGCACATGTTCAATCTCAGTGAAAGCCTGATCTATTACATCAACGCGATTCAGAGCAATGGCGCGGTCCTTGAACGCTTGCACAATCACGCCGAGAAACAGGGGTTTCCCGCTCATTTCATCGCGTTGCTGGACGACCTGATAATCGAGAACGATCAGTGTTACAAACAGGCCAGAATCTATTCCACCGTGTTCGCCACGCTCATGGACGCCCGAGGCAACATGGCAAACAACAACATGAACTCGATACTGCGCAACCTGACCGTGGTCAATGTGGTATTCCTGCCGCTGAACCTGATCGCCGGTATCGGAGGCATGTCTGAGTTCAGCATGATCACGGCGGGTTTCCCGTGGTGGATATCATTCCCGGCACTGATTGTGGGCATGCTGCTTCTGAGCCTGTTGATGGTGGTAGTGCTCAGAAAATCGTTCTTTCGCAGCGGCACCTGA